The following are encoded together in the Juglans microcarpa x Juglans regia isolate MS1-56 chromosome 2D, Jm3101_v1.0, whole genome shotgun sequence genome:
- the LOC121248473 gene encoding secreted RxLR effector protein 161-like, with the protein MKDCSPSVAPIVKGDWFNLNQCPRNDLEREQMKNIPYASAVGSLMYAQVCTRPDIAFAIGMLGRYQSDPGLDHWRAAKKVMRYLQGTKEYMLMYRRTDNLEVIGCSYSDFAGCIDSRKSTSGYIFLMAGGAISWRSVKQTLTTTSTIEVEFVSCFEATSHGECGPSGRMLTVSHGDVCENESIT; encoded by the exons ATGAAGGATTGTTCACCAAGTGTAGCTCCCATTGTGAAGGGTGATTGGTTCAATCTAAACCAGTGCCCAAGGAACGACCTTGAGagggaacaaatgaagaacattccATATGCATCTGCTGTCGGAAGCCTAATGTATGCTCAGGTCTGTACAAGACCTGATATTGCATTTGCTATAGGAATGTTGGGACGATATCAGAGTGATCCAGGTTTAGACCACTGGAGAGCtgcaaagaaagtaatgagGTACCTTCAAGGAACCAAAGAATACATGCTTATGTATAGACGAACGGATAATCTGGAAGTAATTGGCTGCTCATATTCTGACTTTGCTGGCTGTATTGATTCACGCAAATCAACATCCGGATACATATTTTTGATGGCCGGTGGAGCTATATCATGGAGGAGTGTCAAACAGACTTTGACTACCACTTCCACTATAGAAGTCGAGTTCGTCTCTTGTTTTGAGGCTACTTCACATGGT GAGTGTggaccaagtgggagaatgttgaCCGTTTCTCACGGAGACGTAtgtgagaacgagtctatcacTTAA